The Chryseobacterium sp. 52 genome includes a region encoding these proteins:
- a CDS encoding beta-ketoacyl-[acyl-carrier-protein] synthase family protein: MSRKIAITGMGIISSIGNNVEENFISLQSGKHGISDIQMFDTRHAGTIKTGEIKWSNEELVQKLQLPEDNKVTRTALLGMTAAKEAVESAGISDINEYRTGLISSTSVGGMDITEKYFYSYEDFPEKQKYIDSHDAGNSSLAIADYLGLKGMVSTISTACSSAANAVMMGAKLIKNGVLDRVIVGGTDSLSKFTLNGFNTLMILTDSYNTPFDNDRKGLNLGEAAAFIVLESDEVVKKENKKVLAYLSGYGNANDAHHQTASSENGQGAFLAMQQALKISGLTKENIDYINVHGTATPNNDLSEGIAMIRIFGEGQVPEFSSTKAFTGHTLAAAAGIEAVFSILAMQHGVIFPNLNFKTKMEEFDLTPVTELKEKNINHVLSNSFGFGGNCSTLIFSKS, from the coding sequence ATGAGTCGAAAAATTGCCATAACAGGAATGGGCATCATTTCCTCCATCGGAAACAATGTGGAGGAAAATTTTATTTCGTTACAGTCCGGAAAACACGGAATTTCAGACATTCAGATGTTTGATACCCGTCATGCCGGAACTATAAAAACAGGCGAGATAAAATGGTCTAATGAAGAACTTGTACAAAAACTTCAGCTGCCTGAAGACAACAAGGTAACAAGAACAGCTTTATTAGGCATGACTGCTGCTAAAGAAGCTGTAGAATCCGCCGGAATTTCAGATATCAATGAATACAGAACCGGACTGATCTCTTCTACGAGTGTAGGCGGAATGGATATCACCGAAAAATATTTCTATTCTTACGAAGACTTCCCTGAAAAGCAAAAATATATTGATTCCCACGACGCGGGAAATTCCTCATTGGCCATCGCAGATTATCTGGGATTGAAAGGCATGGTTTCTACCATCAGTACAGCGTGCTCTTCAGCAGCGAATGCAGTTATGATGGGTGCAAAACTGATTAAAAACGGTGTTTTGGACCGCGTGATTGTAGGAGGAACAGATTCCCTTTCAAAATTTACGTTGAACGGATTCAATACGCTGATGATTCTTACAGATTCTTATAACACTCCTTTTGACAATGACCGAAAAGGGTTGAATTTAGGAGAAGCAGCCGCTTTTATTGTTCTTGAATCTGATGAGGTAGTAAAAAAGGAAAACAAAAAAGTACTGGCTTATCTTTCCGGCTATGGTAATGCTAATGATGCTCACCATCAGACGGCATCATCAGAAAACGGACAGGGTGCCTTTTTAGCCATGCAGCAAGCCTTGAAAATATCAGGATTGACAAAAGAGAATATCGATTATATCAACGTTCACGGAACAGCAACCCCAAATAATGATTTATCAGAAGGGATTGCCATGATCAGAATATTCGGTGAAGGACAGGTTCCTGAATTCAGTTCTACCAAAGCTTTTACGGGCCATACTTTGGCAGCAGCGGCAGGAATTGAAGCCGTATTCTCCATTTTGGCAATGCAACATGGCGTTATTTTTCCAAATCTGAATTTCAAAACGAAAATGGAGGAATTTGATCTCACTCCGGTTACTGAACTGAAGGAGAAAAACATTAATCACGTTCTTTCCAATTCATTTGGGTTTGGAGGCAATTGTTCTACCTTAATTTTCTCAAAATCATGA
- a CDS encoding phosphopantetheine-binding protein encodes MENLKTELKHKIIEVLNLEDVSVEEIKDTDPLFGGGLGLDSIDALELIVLLDKDYGIKLADPKKGKEIFQSIDIMAQFIEENRTK; translated from the coding sequence ATGGAAAACTTAAAAACAGAATTGAAACACAAAATTATTGAAGTTCTTAACCTTGAAGACGTTTCTGTAGAGGAAATCAAAGATACAGACCCGTTATTTGGAGGAGGTTTAGGTCTTGATTCTATCGATGCGCTTGAACTTATTGTTCTTCTTGACAAAGACTATGGAATCAAATTAGCTGACCCTAAAAAAGGAAAGGAGATTTTCCAGTCTATCGATATAATGGCTCAGTTCATTGAAGAGAACAGAACAAAATAA
- a CDS encoding LolA family protein — protein MIKNIAFGAFLLVSGFFSAQMTAMSGAEAKAFVTKVSSETQEIKTLQSDFTQTKKMDFLDKNIVTYGKMSLKSPNMLSWKYTKPYQYSIIFKDSKILINDQGKKSSVDAKSKTFEKINKLIVGSSNGKMFSDPEFTVSYYKNGNFNVAKFTPKSAQLLKYIKQIELHFPKNQSTVSQVNMTEASGDTTNIVFKNTKINAAIAASEFSL, from the coding sequence ATGATTAAAAATATTGCTTTTGGAGCATTTTTATTAGTTTCCGGCTTCTTTTCTGCACAAATGACAGCCATGTCCGGAGCGGAAGCAAAAGCATTTGTCACAAAAGTTTCTTCTGAAACCCAGGAGATCAAAACACTGCAGAGTGATTTTACCCAGACCAAAAAAATGGATTTTCTGGACAAAAACATCGTGACTTACGGAAAAATGTCATTAAAATCACCCAATATGCTGAGCTGGAAGTATACAAAACCTTATCAGTACAGTATTATTTTTAAAGACAGTAAAATTCTTATTAACGATCAGGGCAAAAAATCTTCTGTAGATGCAAAGAGCAAAACATTTGAGAAGATCAATAAACTGATCGTAGGAAGTTCAAACGGAAAAATGTTCAGCGACCCTGAATTTACCGTGTCTTATTACAAAAACGGGAACTTCAATGTGGCAAAATTTACTCCGAAATCGGCTCAACTGTTGAAATATATTAAACAGATTGAGCTTCATTTTCCTAAGAATCAATCTACGGTTTCGCAGGTTAATATGACGGAAGCTTCCGGAGATACAACTAATATTGTTTTCAAAAACACCAAGATCAATGCAGCGATTGCAGCTTCAGAGTTTAGTTTATAG
- a CDS encoding outer membrane beta-barrel protein, with protein MKKFYFALFIFCYVFSFAQVTFSLGVRGGANFSHFNQGNGYQDYFYYHEDTHSYEEVQASYKFKNRTDFYIGVFGNVRLTKFYALQPEFNYSRQGSKVESEGRYDRDEYKISYFGTQLVNKFYYKNFNVLIGPTIDVVVEKDFNSSYDFDLGITAGAGYDITKNLGVEARIKHGFLHTINNYQGKHANVVFQAGIYYTINLKK; from the coding sequence ATGAAAAAATTCTACTTTGCTCTTTTTATATTTTGTTATGTTTTTTCTTTCGCGCAAGTTACTTTTAGCTTAGGGGTAAGAGGCGGTGCCAATTTTTCACATTTCAATCAGGGAAATGGGTATCAGGACTATTTTTATTATCATGAAGACACGCACAGTTACGAGGAAGTACAGGCTTCTTACAAATTTAAAAACCGTACGGATTTCTATATCGGTGTCTTTGGAAATGTAAGACTCACGAAGTTTTATGCTTTGCAGCCTGAATTTAATTATTCAAGACAGGGATCAAAGGTGGAAAGCGAGGGAAGGTATGACCGGGATGAATATAAGATATCTTATTTCGGAACTCAACTTGTGAATAAATTTTACTATAAAAACTTTAATGTCCTGATAGGCCCTACAATTGATGTCGTAGTAGAAAAAGATTTCAATTCTTCATATGATTTCGATTTAGGAATTACAGCAGGGGCAGGGTATGATATTACAAAAAATCTAGGTGTTGAGGCCAGAATAAAGCATGGCTTCCTCCATACTATTAATAATTATCAGGGCAAACATGCTAATGTAGTTTTCCAGGCAGGAATCTACTATACTATTAATCTGAAAAAATAA
- a CDS encoding DUF1648 domain-containing protein, which yields MIPKHIKLLFCVPFVIIVCYTAYLLTRYNSIPDIIPIHGYGGKNDGFGSKLFLFAPIVLNLAILAFIWRIIRKPDKIKFTFEVKEEDKERTSSQYQLVLIILAIFVTIIMSPLSFSDVVFK from the coding sequence ATGATCCCGAAACATATAAAGCTCCTTTTCTGTGTTCCTTTTGTTATCATTGTCTGCTATACCGCATATTTGCTTACCAGATACAATTCTATTCCGGATATCATACCCATTCATGGCTATGGAGGAAAAAATGACGGTTTTGGGAGTAAATTATTTCTCTTTGCACCCATTGTACTGAATCTTGCTATTTTAGCATTTATATGGCGGATTATTAGAAAGCCGGACAAGATTAAATTTACTTTTGAAGTAAAAGAGGAAGATAAAGAAAGAACCTCTTCCCAATATCAGTTGGTTCTGATCATCCTCGCGATATTTGTAACCATTATTATGAGTCCGTTATCTTTTTCGGATGTTGTTTTTAAATAA
- a CDS encoding T9SS-dependent M36 family metallopeptidase, translated as MKKIRLSVKFLLLCSFFGFGVFSAQKHEQVIKDYVNSQKTFQRINPELKVFTVVNVDPSESLKGDVVGIQQTINDIPVFGSSANVLIRDGKVLSFADTFIKTYPSSVKGKPSAMKEALVAGAAKKLNGLSTVKNSEGKEEALKTNLVYFAKDGNLILGYQFNIEEKGTGNLWNVIISSDDGSVLYRENMVISCNFHDDAYEHLPTGLPQTEQNNIQPSVIPTHIKSETHQINKNFVLAPDNASYNVLPFPVEAPSFGSRVLLNNPWDITASPEGWHSDGTNHYTNTRGNNAYAYTDELGNNTIQFSPDGGAARAFDFPMDVTLPPQNYTSAAVTNLFYVNNKMHDVFYKFGFTETARNFQTSNFAAGGTGNDAVLAEARDGGAYNNANFQSPAEGTAPRMQMYLFEPAQMQNLFYNSPAAYTGRTPASKTAQFGPKLEGNPPVTGNLALSVPADGCTAVAAGSLTGKIAVLNAAGPANCGFAVKTKNLQNGGAIGVVQYHPNSDVPVPLGGSDTTITIPTIMIGKTEGEFLVAEITNGAVINATLKYDKLGYVYKDGSLDNGIVAHEYGHGITNRMTGTGNNCLNYGTSNEQMGEGWSDFFALMLTNKPGDNASVSRAIGTFAASQPTDGPGIRPAKYSPDFAVNNFTYARTNGMKVNDVLAGILPITRADVHSIGFVWATMLWDLNWKYVEKYGYNSNVLADPNSGSARVLQLVVDALKLQQCNPNFIQGRNAILAAEMAKTNGVDKCMIWKVFAKRGLGVNAAPGGLTGMYQGFNQPAPDLSDQVENFAVPEECNVLAVNEASANSKGISIYPNPVKTEFTIKTPSGMDLSGITTVSIYDFTGKLVSSEKINLNKQTTVSVNTLLNGAYMVKISGNAIDYSQKIIVSK; from the coding sequence ATGAAAAAAATTCGACTTAGTGTTAAGTTTTTATTACTTTGTTCTTTTTTTGGGTTTGGCGTATTTTCTGCTCAGAAGCATGAACAGGTTATCAAAGACTACGTTAATTCTCAAAAAACATTTCAAAGAATAAACCCTGAGCTGAAAGTATTTACGGTTGTAAATGTTGACCCTTCAGAAAGTTTGAAAGGAGATGTTGTCGGAATACAGCAGACGATTAATGATATTCCGGTCTTTGGAAGTTCAGCTAATGTTTTAATCAGAGATGGTAAAGTCCTTAGCTTTGCAGATACTTTTATCAAGACCTATCCATCCAGTGTGAAGGGGAAGCCAAGTGCAATGAAGGAGGCTTTGGTAGCGGGAGCTGCAAAGAAACTTAACGGACTTTCTACTGTAAAAAACAGTGAAGGGAAAGAAGAAGCTTTAAAAACCAATCTGGTCTATTTTGCAAAAGATGGAAATCTGATCCTTGGGTATCAGTTCAATATAGAAGAAAAAGGAACCGGGAATCTGTGGAATGTCATCATAAGTTCAGATGACGGTTCAGTTTTGTACCGCGAAAATATGGTGATTTCCTGTAATTTTCATGATGATGCCTATGAACATCTTCCAACAGGTTTACCTCAAACGGAACAGAATAATATCCAGCCTTCCGTAATCCCAACCCATATTAAGTCTGAAACTCATCAGATTAATAAGAATTTTGTTCTGGCTCCGGATAATGCATCCTATAATGTCTTACCATTCCCTGTAGAAGCACCTTCTTTTGGAAGCAGAGTTTTGCTTAACAATCCTTGGGATATAACGGCCTCTCCTGAAGGATGGCATTCTGACGGGACCAATCATTATACCAATACCAGAGGAAACAATGCATATGCTTACACAGACGAACTAGGAAACAATACCATTCAGTTTTCACCGGATGGCGGAGCTGCAAGAGCTTTTGATTTCCCAATGGATGTAACGTTGCCTCCTCAGAACTATACCTCTGCTGCAGTAACCAATCTTTTCTATGTAAACAATAAAATGCATGATGTATTTTATAAATTTGGATTTACAGAAACAGCAAGAAACTTTCAAACCAGTAATTTTGCTGCCGGTGGTACAGGAAATGATGCTGTATTGGCAGAAGCCAGGGACGGAGGTGCTTATAATAATGCGAACTTCCAGTCACCGGCTGAAGGAACGGCTCCTAGAATGCAGATGTATTTATTTGAGCCTGCACAAATGCAGAATCTTTTCTATAATTCCCCTGCAGCTTATACAGGAAGAACCCCTGCAAGTAAAACAGCACAATTTGGGCCTAAGCTTGAAGGAAATCCTCCGGTTACCGGAAATTTAGCCCTTTCTGTACCTGCGGATGGCTGTACGGCAGTTGCTGCCGGGAGTCTGACCGGTAAAATCGCTGTCCTCAATGCGGCAGGACCTGCAAACTGTGGTTTTGCTGTGAAAACTAAAAACCTACAGAATGGCGGTGCTATCGGGGTGGTACAGTATCATCCAAACAGTGATGTACCGGTTCCTTTAGGTGGCTCTGATACTACCATTACAATTCCGACTATTATGATCGGAAAAACCGAGGGAGAGTTTTTAGTAGCTGAAATTACCAATGGGGCAGTCATTAACGCAACTTTAAAGTATGATAAATTAGGCTACGTTTATAAAGACGGTAGCTTAGATAACGGCATTGTGGCCCACGAATACGGACACGGTATCACCAACCGTATGACGGGTACAGGAAACAATTGCTTAAATTACGGGACTTCTAATGAGCAAATGGGAGAAGGATGGTCTGATTTCTTTGCCTTAATGCTCACCAACAAGCCTGGAGATAACGCTTCTGTGTCTAGAGCAATAGGTACTTTTGCAGCCAGCCAGCCTACCGATGGGCCTGGGATAAGACCAGCGAAATATTCACCGGATTTTGCGGTAAATAATTTTACCTACGCAAGAACCAATGGAATGAAAGTGAATGATGTTCTTGCCGGAATTCTTCCTATTACCAGAGCAGATGTACACAGTATTGGATTTGTATGGGCAACTATGCTTTGGGATCTTAACTGGAAATACGTAGAGAAATACGGCTATAACAGTAATGTTCTGGCTGATCCTAACAGCGGAAGTGCAAGAGTCTTACAACTGGTGGTAGATGCTCTTAAACTACAGCAGTGTAATCCTAATTTTATACAGGGAAGAAATGCTATTTTGGCAGCCGAAATGGCAAAAACAAATGGCGTAGATAAATGTATGATCTGGAAAGTATTCGCTAAAAGAGGATTAGGGGTTAATGCTGCTCCCGGTGGACTTACAGGGATGTATCAGGGATTCAATCAGCCCGCTCCGGACTTAAGTGATCAGGTTGAAAATTTCGCGGTGCCTGAAGAATGTAACGTGCTTGCTGTGAATGAAGCTTCTGCAAACTCCAAAGGAATATCCATCTATCCAAATCCGGTGAAAACAGAATTTACCATTAAAACACCTTCAGGAATGGATCTGTCCGGAATTACGACGGTTTCCATTTATGATTTTACAGGGAAGTTAGTTTCTTCGGAAAAAATCAATCTTAACAAACAGACTACCGTTAGTGTTAATACTCTGTTGAATGGAGCTTATATGGTGAAAATCAGCGGGAATGCCATTGATTACAGTCAGAAAATAATCGTTTCGAAATAA
- a CDS encoding 3-hydroxyacyl-ACP dehydratase — MQTILTDFYTLESYEKAENGSFTAHIRLNKDHDIFKGHFPGNPVTPGVCMMQIVKELTEEFTGSKLFLKTASNVKFMAIINPFETPDLKLQLDITENEEDVKVKNITSFGETIALKMSVSYKK, encoded by the coding sequence ATGCAGACCATTCTTACAGACTTTTATACTTTAGAATCCTATGAAAAGGCAGAAAACGGAAGTTTTACAGCTCATATCCGTTTGAATAAAGATCATGATATTTTTAAAGGCCATTTTCCGGGTAATCCAGTAACACCGGGAGTTTGTATGATGCAGATTGTAAAAGAACTGACGGAGGAGTTCACAGGTTCAAAATTATTTTTGAAAACAGCTTCAAATGTAAAATTCATGGCTATCATTAATCCGTTTGAGACTCCGGACCTGAAACTTCAACTGGATATTACGGAAAATGAAGAAGATGTTAAAGTAAAAAATATCACTTCTTTTGGCGAGACTATTGCATTAAAAATGTCTGTAAGCTATAAAAAATAA
- a CDS encoding DUF2062 domain-containing protein has protein sequence MTLPEVQNAVIEKRICILIPTYNNEKTLKRVIDGVLDYTEKIIVINDGSTDSTPQILQQYPQITVISLPENKGKGNGLKIGFRKAKEQGYHYAITIDSDGQHYPDDIPVFAEALLKENKDILLIGNRNMSQDGIPKKSSFGNRFSNFWFWFETGIKLEDTQSGYRLYPLLKIPKKYFTPKFEFEIEIIVRTAWRHIPVKNVPIKVLYDPAERVSHFRPFKDFTRISILNTILVTITLLYIIPRNFVNNFKKKSFKRFIKEDVLESDGSNRTKAFSIALGVFIGFSPFWGFHTLLVISLSILFKLNKVLAFVASNVSLPPFIPFIIAASLFLGSPFVPGESNLLSSELNFELIKNNLLQYVIGSAILATSMSAICGIITFFFLNKLNPENN, from the coding sequence ATGACCCTTCCTGAAGTACAAAATGCAGTTATTGAAAAGAGGATCTGCATTTTAATACCGACCTACAACAATGAGAAAACTCTGAAAAGAGTAATAGACGGTGTTCTGGACTACACCGAAAAAATTATTGTGATCAATGACGGTTCTACAGATTCTACTCCACAGATCTTACAGCAATATCCACAAATCACCGTTATTTCCCTTCCTGAGAACAAAGGAAAAGGAAACGGACTGAAAATTGGTTTCAGAAAGGCAAAAGAACAGGGCTATCATTATGCCATCACGATTGATTCTGACGGACAGCATTATCCGGATGACATTCCGGTGTTTGCAGAGGCATTACTTAAGGAAAATAAAGACATCCTTCTGATCGGGAACCGCAATATGTCTCAGGACGGAATACCGAAAAAGAGCAGCTTCGGAAACAGGTTTTCCAATTTCTGGTTCTGGTTCGAGACCGGGATCAAACTGGAGGACACCCAGTCCGGGTACAGATTGTATCCGTTGCTTAAAATTCCGAAGAAATATTTCACCCCGAAATTTGAATTTGAAATCGAGATTATTGTGAGGACAGCCTGGAGACATATTCCGGTAAAGAATGTTCCTATTAAGGTTTTATATGACCCGGCAGAAAGGGTTTCTCATTTCAGACCGTTCAAAGATTTTACAAGGATCAGTATTCTGAATACTATTTTGGTGACCATCACCCTGCTGTATATTATTCCGAGAAATTTCGTGAATAATTTCAAAAAAAAAAGCTTTAAAAGATTCATAAAGGAAGATGTCCTGGAAAGTGACGGTAGCAACCGTACAAAGGCATTTTCAATTGCACTCGGGGTTTTTATAGGATTTTCTCCTTTCTGGGGATTCCACACCTTGCTTGTTATTTCCTTATCTATACTTTTTAAGCTGAATAAAGTTCTGGCTTTTGTAGCTTCCAATGTAAGCCTTCCTCCTTTCATTCCTTTTATTATTGCCGCTTCTTTATTTCTGGGATCACCTTTCGTACCCGGTGAAAGTAATCTTTTAAGCAGCGAGCTCAATTTCGAGCTGATCAAGAATAATCTGCTTCAGTATGTGATAGGAAGTGCTATTCTGGCAACCTCAATGTCTGCAATTTGCGGGATCATCACATTTTTCTTCCTGAATAAATTAAATCCTGAGAATAATTAA
- a CDS encoding 3-oxoacyl-ACP synthase, with product MKKTNSCTIEHSKITINGDFVFESRNETFHDFAKEAYKSLALSYPKFHKMDNLSKLAFLAAEMILKDEDHSKTALVFANKSSSLDTDFKYQESINSQDNYFPSPAVFVYTLPNICVGEISIKHKMQTENAFFVLDEFDETFLNDYAEQILLSGKAEKVLCGWTELYQENYKAFVYLLTL from the coding sequence ATGAAGAAAACAAACAGCTGTACCATAGAACATTCAAAAATAACGATCAACGGAGATTTTGTTTTTGAAAGCCGGAATGAAACATTTCACGACTTTGCAAAAGAGGCTTACAAAAGCTTAGCGCTAAGTTATCCAAAGTTTCACAAGATGGATAATCTAAGTAAACTGGCTTTTCTCGCTGCAGAAATGATTTTAAAAGATGAAGATCACAGCAAAACCGCATTGGTTTTTGCCAACAAATCCTCAAGTCTGGACACCGATTTTAAATATCAGGAAAGTATCAATTCGCAGGACAATTATTTCCCAAGCCCTGCTGTTTTTGTCTATACCTTACCTAATATCTGTGTGGGCGAAATCAGCATCAAACACAAAATGCAGACGGAAAATGCGTTCTTCGTCCTGGATGAATTTGATGAAACATTTTTAAACGATTATGCTGAACAGATCCTGCTGTCCGGCAAAGCAGAAAAAGTTCTATGCGGGTGGACAGAACTTTATCAGGAAAATTATAAAGCTTTTGTATATTTGCTAACCTTATAA
- a CDS encoding polysaccharide deacetylase family protein produces MKHYPFILFYLFCNVFIYAFHGSFWVYLACFLMFSFIVVWGSFDITLGYFVNSVTHKRTKINEVALTFDDGPTEFTPQFLDLLKEHQVKATFFCIGKQIEKYPETFQRIINEGHTIGNHTLSHANNTGFLSTSKMVEEIEKCDEVMAKLGDLKTDLYRPPFGVTNPSIAKAIKRTHKKSIGWNVRSLDTVIDDEKKIYKKVTRGLRKGSIILLHDTSEKTYNVLVDLLLFLKDKKYSTFTIDSITKSKKND; encoded by the coding sequence ATGAAACATTATCCATTTATTCTATTTTATCTTTTCTGTAACGTATTTATTTATGCGTTTCATGGGAGTTTCTGGGTTTATCTGGCTTGTTTTCTGATGTTTTCTTTCATAGTGGTCTGGGGATCATTTGATATTACGTTGGGATATTTTGTCAACAGTGTGACTCATAAAAGAACGAAAATCAATGAAGTTGCCTTGACTTTTGATGACGGACCTACTGAATTTACGCCTCAGTTTTTAGATTTACTGAAAGAACATCAGGTAAAAGCTACTTTTTTCTGCATCGGAAAACAGATTGAGAAATATCCGGAAACCTTTCAAAGAATTATAAACGAAGGCCATACCATTGGAAATCACACACTTTCCCATGCAAACAATACCGGATTTCTTTCCACTTCAAAAATGGTTGAGGAGATTGAAAAATGTGATGAAGTGATGGCAAAACTCGGTGATCTAAAAACAGACTTATACCGACCTCCTTTTGGGGTTACCAATCCAAGTATCGCCAAAGCTATTAAGAGAACTCATAAAAAAAGTATCGGCTGGAATGTCCGTTCACTGGATACGGTGATAGACGATGAAAAGAAAATCTATAAAAAAGTAACACGAGGTTTAAGAAAAGGAAGCATTATCCTTCTTCATGACACCTCTGAAAAGACTTACAACGTATTGGTAGATTTATTGTTATTTTTGAAGGATAAAAAATATTCGACATTTACCATCGATTCAATTACAAAATCAAAGAAAAATGATTAA
- a CDS encoding beta-ketoacyl synthase N-terminal-like domain-containing protein, with amino-acid sequence MNAVYINSASCISVQDTLKDNFSENLTPDCSVQILKAIEPNYKEFIPPAMSRRMSKTVKMSSVASHYALQEAAIEKPDAIIVGTGMGCSQDSEKFLKNVIDNNEEFLTPTFFIQSTHNTVAGQIALGLQCHAYNFTYVNTSSSLEFSFLDAKLQINDGEAENVLVGAADEQTNRTMELYRLNNTIKKEENLPADYLHSETDGVIWGEGAAFFVVGKDKTANSYAKLQDIQMMNRLNIEETQEFIQNFLAKNNLKNEDIDAVILGFSGDTTSDVYYTKAMDLFKNSALLYYKHLSGEFNTASGFSTFMACHILKKQQIPEIMMINSEKKTEVKNILLYNHLAGNDHSLVLLEKV; translated from the coding sequence ATGAACGCAGTATACATCAACAGTGCATCCTGCATCTCTGTTCAGGACACTTTAAAAGATAATTTTTCAGAAAACCTTACTCCGGACTGTTCTGTTCAGATCTTAAAAGCTATAGAACCGAACTATAAAGAATTCATTCCGCCTGCAATGAGCAGAAGAATGTCTAAAACAGTAAAAATGAGCTCTGTAGCGTCACATTATGCTTTACAGGAAGCTGCCATTGAAAAACCGGATGCAATTATTGTAGGAACCGGAATGGGCTGTTCTCAGGATTCTGAAAAGTTCCTGAAAAATGTGATCGATAATAACGAGGAGTTTCTGACTCCAACATTTTTTATCCAGTCTACTCACAATACTGTTGCAGGGCAGATCGCTCTGGGACTTCAGTGCCATGCGTATAATTTCACCTATGTCAATACCTCTTCCTCTCTTGAATTCTCATTTCTGGATGCAAAACTTCAGATAAACGACGGGGAAGCAGAAAATGTTCTGGTTGGCGCTGCCGATGAGCAAACCAACAGAACAATGGAGCTGTACCGCCTTAACAATACTATTAAAAAAGAAGAAAACCTTCCTGCTGATTATTTACATTCGGAGACGGATGGGGTTATTTGGGGTGAAGGGGCAGCTTTCTTTGTCGTAGGAAAAGATAAAACGGCAAATTCTTATGCTAAGCTTCAGGACATTCAGATGATGAACAGGTTGAATATAGAGGAAACCCAAGAGTTTATCCAGAATTTTCTGGCTAAAAACAATTTGAAGAATGAAGACATTGATGCTGTGATCTTAGGTTTCAGCGGAGATACCACGTCTGATGTTTATTATACAAAAGCAATGGATTTGTTTAAAAATTCAGCGTTACTGTATTACAAACACCTGAGTGGAGAGTTTAATACGGCGAGCGGTTTTTCAACGTTTATGGCTTGTCATATCCTGAAAAAACAGCAGATTCCGGAAATCATGATGATCAATTCAGAGAAAAAAACTGAAGTTAAAAATATTCTTCTCTACAATCATCTGGCGGGAAATGATCACAGTCTTGTGCTTCTGGAGAAAGTTTAA